A portion of the Flavobacterium limnophilum genome contains these proteins:
- a CDS encoding Fic family protein, whose product MKYISVNEFAKKWHIPDRTARNYCATGKINGAFLTGKTWNIPEDASLPKKEKEKKFSNNPLLDHLKEQKEMKLKGGIYHRTQIDLTYNSNRIEGSRLSQEQTRFIFETNTIGIADENLNVDDIIETNNHFRCIDLIIDKAKSKLAESLIKELHYLLKSGTSDSRKDWFKVGEYKKMPNEVGRNETCPPKEVPAKMKELLLNYHNIEQKTIEDIIDFHQKFEVIHPFQDGNGRVGRLILFKECLANNVVPFIIDDDLKLFYYRGLQEWDNVKEYLLDTCLAAQDNYKVVLNYFEIDFAKDTF is encoded by the coding sequence ATGAAGTATATTTCCGTAAACGAGTTTGCAAAAAAGTGGCATATCCCCGATAGAACAGCCCGTAACTATTGTGCCACAGGAAAGATTAATGGTGCTTTTCTAACTGGTAAAACTTGGAATATTCCAGAAGATGCCTCTTTGCCCAAAAAGGAAAAAGAAAAGAAATTCAGCAACAACCCTTTGCTCGATCATCTCAAAGAGCAAAAAGAGATGAAGTTGAAAGGCGGCATCTACCATCGCACACAAATTGATCTGACCTATAATTCGAATCGAATTGAAGGCAGCAGATTGAGTCAAGAACAAACCCGTTTTATTTTTGAAACCAACACGATAGGCATTGCTGACGAAAATCTCAATGTCGATGATATTATTGAAACCAACAACCACTTTCGTTGCATTGATTTGATTATTGATAAAGCAAAATCAAAACTGGCCGAATCACTTATTAAAGAACTCCACTATTTGTTGAAATCAGGCACCTCGGATAGCCGTAAAGACTGGTTCAAGGTGGGCGAATATAAAAAAATGCCCAATGAAGTTGGGAGAAACGAAACTTGCCCTCCCAAAGAAGTTCCAGCGAAGATGAAGGAACTACTCTTGAATTACCATAACATAGAACAAAAAACCATCGAAGACATTATCGATTTCCATCAGAAATTTGAAGTGATTCACCCATTTCAGGATGGCAATGGTCGTGTTGGAAGATTGATTCTATTCAAGGAATGTTTGGCCAATAATGTGGTGCCGTTTATAATCGATGATGATTTGAAATTGTTTTATTATCGAGGATTACAGGAATGGGACAATGTAAAAGAATATCTACTGGACACTTGTCTTGCGGCACAAGATAATTACAAAGTCGTTTTAAACTATTTTGAAATAGATTTTGCAAAAGACACTTTCTAA
- a CDS encoding type ISP restriction/modification enzyme, with amino-acid sequence MRRTRLHTDQSKKRHSHRIYRSQGQAAGGNDWNVIFICKDLTDQNIYRRGGGTVFPLYFYPETNGQLSTDQITTPPFGHPSKGELRIPNLNPEIVNKIAKELGLTFVPEKELEGNVCMANNEDVRPEFRQTLAPIDILDYIYAVLHSPTYREKYKEFLKIDFPKIPYPKDSKTFWELVALGSQIRQIHLLESATVEEYITEFNIDGDCVVSKPSFVKVPNFDKAETGNVFINETQYFENVPEVAWNFYIGGYQPAQKWLKDRKDRKLEFDDIAHYQKIIVALFETDRLMKEINTIDIE; translated from the coding sequence ATGCGGCGCACCCGATTACATACTGACCAAAGTAAAAAAAGACATTCCCATAGGATTTATCGAAGCCAAGGACAAGCTGCTGGTGGTAATGATTGGAATGTAATTTTTATTTGCAAAGATTTAACAGACCAAAATATTTATAGAAGAGGCGGTGGTACTGTTTTTCCCCTTTACTTTTACCCCGAAACCAACGGACAACTTTCAACAGACCAAATAACCACCCCGCCCTTCGGGCACCCCTCAAAAGGGGAATTAAGAATCCCCAATCTAAACCCAGAAATTGTCAACAAAATAGCCAAGGAATTAGGTTTGACTTTTGTTCCCGAGAAAGAACTCGAAGGCAATGTTTGCATGGCAAACAATGAGGATGTTCGTCCGGAATTCAGGCAAACTTTGGCGCCAATTGACATTCTCGATTACATTTATGCGGTTTTGCATTCGCCAACGTACAGAGAGAAATACAAGGAATTCCTGAAAATAGATTTCCCAAAAATCCCTTATCCAAAAGACTCCAAAACCTTTTGGGAATTGGTTGCCTTGGGTTCCCAAATCAGGCAAATTCATTTGCTGGAAAGCGCCACAGTGGAAGAGTACATCACGGAGTTTAATATTGACGGGGATTGTGTGGTGAGTAAACCAAGCTTTGTCAAAGTTCCAAACTTTGACAAAGCTGAAACAGGAAATGTATTCATCAACGAAACGCAATATTTCGAGAATGTTCCCGAAGTGGCTTGGAATTTCTACATTGGCGGTTATCAGCCTGCACAAAAATGGTTGAAAGACAGGAAAGATAGAAAACTTGAATTTGACGATATTGCCCATTATCAAAAAATCATCGTGGCTTTATTTGAAACCGATCGATTGATGAAAGAGATCAATACCATAGACATCGAGTAA
- a CDS encoding HU family DNA-binding protein has product MAIKFKTQSRKNPQDVTAPEKFYAAAIADGNVDLDRLAELISYQCTVTETDCYAVLMALEHNIIGELGQGRIVKLGRLGNFQVGISSKGSDTAAEVSATTIRKSRILFRPGKKMRAMLDGVSFKKAG; this is encoded by the coding sequence ATGGCTATTAAATTCAAAACGCAGTCCAGAAAGAATCCTCAGGACGTGACTGCACCCGAGAAATTTTACGCCGCTGCAATTGCAGATGGCAATGTCGATTTGGATAGGCTCGCGGAGCTGATTTCCTATCAATGTACGGTTACCGAAACCGACTGTTATGCCGTGTTGATGGCCTTGGAGCACAACATCATTGGCGAACTGGGTCAAGGTCGAATCGTGAAACTGGGCAGGTTGGGCAATTTTCAGGTGGGCATCAGCTCCAAAGGAAGTGACACTGCCGCAGAAGTTTCGGCAACCACCATCAGAAAAAGTCGCATTTTGTTCCGTCCGGGCAAAAAAATGCGCGCGATGCTTGATGGCGTATCCTTCAAAAAAGCCGGCTAG
- the rseP gene encoding RIP metalloprotease RseP: MEIVIKLSQFLLSLSLLIILHELGHFIPAKIFKTRVEKFYLFFDVKFSLLKKKIGETEYGIGWLPLGGYVKISGMIDESMDKEQMALPPQPWEFRSKPAWQRLIIMLGGVTVNFILAFIIYIGMAYAYGDYYIKNESLKDGIWVTNPVVEKAGIKTGDKIVSIDGKKIDRFVPSVSSSILMSKKVVINRNGEEKEIDLPVNFIGQFIDENKKNIITLRMPFVVGGLADNSKNKEQLKEKDIFVSLNGISVKYFDQAAAILEANKGKKINGIVLRKLKETPITVEVNAQGKLGVSLGSLKEDNLEKLGYYKFTQENYSFFESIPVGIEKGKNQLIEYGGQLQKIFNPSTGAYKGVGGFAAIYNVFPNSWSWEVFWSITALLSIMLGVMNLLPIPALDGGHVIFLLYEMISGKKPSDKFLENAQMVGFFLLITLLLFANGNDIYKAIVGK; the protein is encoded by the coding sequence ATGGAAATAGTTATCAAGCTTTCTCAATTTTTATTGAGCTTATCATTACTGATTATACTACACGAATTAGGACATTTTATTCCTGCCAAAATATTTAAAACCCGAGTAGAAAAATTCTACTTATTTTTTGACGTTAAATTTTCCTTGCTTAAAAAGAAAATTGGCGAAACCGAATACGGAATTGGTTGGCTGCCGCTGGGTGGTTACGTGAAAATTTCGGGAATGATTGACGAAAGCATGGACAAAGAGCAAATGGCTTTGCCTCCGCAACCTTGGGAATTCCGTTCGAAACCGGCTTGGCAACGTTTGATTATCATGTTGGGCGGGGTTACCGTAAACTTCATCTTGGCATTCATCATTTACATCGGGATGGCGTATGCTTATGGGGATTACTATATCAAAAATGAATCTTTAAAAGATGGAATTTGGGTAACTAATCCTGTGGTAGAAAAAGCTGGAATAAAAACTGGAGATAAAATAGTGTCAATTGATGGAAAAAAAATAGACCGTTTTGTTCCTTCAGTTAGTTCAAGTATTTTGATGTCTAAAAAAGTTGTTATTAATAGAAACGGAGAAGAAAAAGAAATTGACCTACCCGTTAATTTTATTGGACAATTTATTGACGAAAACAAGAAAAACATTATTACGCTTAGAATGCCCTTTGTAGTTGGCGGATTAGCTGATAATTCTAAAAACAAAGAACAACTAAAAGAGAAAGATATTTTTGTTTCGCTTAACGGAATCTCTGTAAAGTATTTTGACCAAGCTGCTGCAATCTTAGAAGCTAATAAAGGAAAAAAAATCAACGGAATTGTTTTAAGAAAACTAAAAGAAACTCCAATTACTGTTGAAGTGAACGCCCAAGGAAAACTGGGAGTTTCTTTAGGATCTTTGAAAGAAGACAACCTTGAAAAATTAGGATATTATAAATTTACCCAAGAAAATTATAGCTTTTTTGAATCAATCCCTGTGGGAATTGAAAAAGGTAAAAACCAATTGATTGAGTACGGAGGACAATTACAAAAGATTTTCAATCCTAGTACTGGTGCTTATAAAGGCGTGGGTGGATTTGCAGCCATTTATAATGTTTTCCCCAATTCTTGGAGCTGGGAAGTTTTCTGGAGCATCACCGCTTTATTGTCGATTATGCTTGGCGTGATGAATTTATTGCCAATTCCTGCCCTTGATGGTGGGCATGTAATATTTTTATTATACGAAATGATTAGCGGCAAAAAACCGAGCGACAAGTTCCTGGAGAATGCGCAAATGGTTGGTTTCTTTTTACTTATAACTTTGTTGTTGTTTGCCAACGGGAATGACATCTACAAGGCAATCGTCGGGAAGTAA
- a CDS encoding NADH:flavin oxidoreductase/NADH oxidase, producing MASKLFSPLQIKSLSFKNRITISPMCQYSAIDGFANDWHLVHLGSRASGGAALIIQEATSVSPKGRISPSDLGLWKDEHIEKLQAINQFILSQKAIPGIQLAHAGRKASMSEPWNGNKRLDEFNGGWNPVAPSAVGYHSNEKPPIALDEIGIQKVISDFKSATKRAVQAGFQVVEIHAAHGYLLHQFLSPLSNARTDEYGGSFQNRIRLVLEVLEAVQSEWPENLPLFVRISATDWADGGWNIEESVQLCQLLKEKGVDLIDVSSGGLVSYQEIPVGPGYQVPFAERIKNETGILTGAVGLITESSQAEAIVTEGKADLVLFARESLRKPNLALDFAKELGVDVSWPKQYERAKI from the coding sequence ATGGCATCAAAATTATTTTCACCGCTCCAAATAAAAAGCCTCAGTTTCAAAAACAGGATTACCATTTCGCCAATGTGCCAATATTCCGCAATTGATGGTTTTGCCAACGATTGGCATCTCGTGCATTTGGGAAGTCGAGCCAGTGGCGGAGCGGCTTTAATCATTCAGGAAGCGACTTCGGTTTCTCCCAAAGGGCGAATTTCTCCCTCAGATTTGGGTCTTTGGAAAGATGAACATATCGAAAAATTGCAAGCCATCAACCAGTTTATACTTTCTCAAAAGGCAATTCCTGGAATCCAGTTGGCGCACGCCGGAAGAAAAGCAAGTATGTCCGAACCTTGGAACGGCAACAAAAGATTGGACGAATTCAATGGAGGTTGGAATCCAGTTGCCCCAAGTGCCGTTGGTTATCATTCGAACGAAAAACCACCCATTGCCTTGGACGAAATTGGAATCCAAAAAGTAATTTCCGATTTTAAATCGGCGACCAAAAGAGCAGTTCAAGCCGGTTTTCAAGTGGTCGAAATTCACGCTGCCCACGGCTATTTGTTGCACCAGTTTTTGTCGCCTTTGTCCAATGCAAGAACCGATGAATACGGCGGCAGTTTCCAAAACAGGATTCGTTTGGTGTTGGAAGTCCTTGAAGCAGTTCAATCGGAATGGCCAGAAAATTTGCCCTTGTTCGTCAGAATCTCTGCCACGGATTGGGCGGATGGCGGTTGGAATATCGAGGAATCCGTACAACTTTGTCAACTATTGAAAGAGAAAGGAGTCGATTTGATAGACGTTTCCTCGGGCGGATTGGTATCGTACCAAGAGATTCCTGTTGGACCGGGTTATCAAGTTCCTTTTGCCGAAAGAATTAAAAATGAAACGGGAATTTTGACGGGAGCCGTGGGTTTAATCACCGAATCATCACAAGCGGAAGCTATCGTTACCGAAGGAAAAGCAGACTTAGTTTTGTTTGCCAGGGAATCCTTGAGAAAACCAAACTTGGCCTTGGATTTTGCCAAAGAACTAGGAGTTGATGTATCTTGGCCAAAACAATACGAAAGAGCAAAAATATAA
- a CDS encoding Gfo/Idh/MocA family oxidoreductase, with product MQKIKTALLSYGMSGKVFHAPFLELHPGFELLGSWERSKKLIQKDYPEVTSFPSLESILEDKSIDLVIVNTPIDTHFEYAKKVLLAGKHAIVEKAFTSNVAEAQELAALAKEKGLKLSVFQNRRWDSELKTVKKILDDKLLGEIVEAEFHFDRYNPVLSPKVHKETINSGSGILKDLGPHIIDQALYLFGLPNAVFADIRITREHSLVDDYLDILLYYPNLRVRLKAGFFVREPNPSYVVHGKKGSFLKSRGDVQEDELKLGKKPNLTNWGTEQEGQEGLLHTEIDGKIIKEKVPTLQGNYCDYFDGLYHAIVNDKSEPVTSQDGVNVMRIIDAAIQSNEQMKAINL from the coding sequence ATGCAAAAAATAAAAACAGCACTCTTGTCTTACGGAATGTCGGGAAAAGTTTTTCACGCACCATTTTTGGAACTTCATCCCGGTTTTGAACTTTTGGGTTCTTGGGAAAGAAGCAAAAAATTGATACAAAAAGATTATCCCGAAGTGACAAGTTTTCCTAGTCTGGAATCGATTTTGGAAGACAAATCCATCGATTTGGTTATCGTCAACACGCCAATTGACACCCATTTCGAGTATGCCAAAAAAGTGTTGCTGGCCGGAAAACACGCCATTGTCGAAAAAGCATTCACGTCAAATGTTGCCGAAGCACAAGAATTGGCGGCCTTGGCCAAAGAAAAAGGATTGAAATTGTCCGTTTTTCAAAACCGAAGATGGGACAGCGAACTCAAAACCGTGAAGAAAATCCTTGACGACAAGTTGTTGGGCGAAATTGTCGAAGCCGAATTTCATTTTGATCGTTACAATCCTGTTTTGAGTCCAAAAGTACACAAGGAAACCATCAATTCCGGATCGGGAATTTTGAAGGATTTGGGACCACACATTATTGACCAAGCCTTGTATTTGTTTGGGTTGCCCAATGCCGTTTTTGCCGATATCCGCATCACGAGGGAACATTCTTTGGTCGATGATTATTTGGATATTTTGCTGTATTATCCGAATCTAAGAGTGCGATTGAAAGCCGGATTTTTTGTGCGGGAACCCAATCCTTCCTATGTGGTTCACGGCAAGAAAGGATCGTTTTTGAAATCGCGTGGCGATGTGCAGGAAGACGAATTGAAACTGGGTAAAAAACCCAATTTAACCAATTGGGGAACCGAACAAGAAGGTCAAGAAGGATTGTTGCATACGGAAATCGACGGCAAAATCATCAAGGAAAAAGTGCCGACGCTTCAAGGTAATTATTGCGATTATTTTGACGGTCTTTACCATGCTATTGTCAATGATAAATCCGAACCCGTAACTAGCCAAGACGGCGTAAACGTGATGCGAATTATTGATGCGGCCATCCAGAGCAACGAACAAATGAAAGCAATCAATTTATAA
- a CDS encoding MFS transporter, whose amino-acid sequence MIDLDFLTRFKTKGKYKKNYRDAKASYLVRIRWAVSLFYFAMGLCFATWASRIPHIKAALGLSDGQLGTILFALPVGQLTMMYFSGKLVTRFGSHRILPFSILMYAFSLTNLGLATNAWQLALGLYLFGIFGNLTNISVNTQGIYTEGLFKRTIMSSFHGMWSLAGFTGALVGLGMLALDLGTYSHFLIVAFVAFLLIAFNFKFLIKAKETIRAEKKKGFRKPDKTLVLLGVIGFCSMASEGIMFDWSGVFFKDIVKVPGALVVLGYTSFMIMMASGRFIGDRFIHRFGRKRVMQFSGIMISTGFFTAVLFPFIIPSTLAFMLIGLGVSTVVPTLYSIAGKHPTIPTGEALTAVSSVSFLGFLMGPPVIGYIAELSSLRFSFAFIGIFGFAIALMVSRIKAIE is encoded by the coding sequence TTGATAGATTTAGACTTTTTAACCCGATTCAAGACCAAAGGAAAGTACAAAAAAAACTATAGAGATGCGAAAGCCTCTTATTTGGTAAGGATTCGTTGGGCAGTGTCACTTTTTTATTTTGCCATGGGTTTGTGTTTTGCCACTTGGGCAAGCCGGATTCCGCATATTAAAGCGGCGTTGGGCTTGAGCGATGGCCAATTGGGAACGATTCTTTTTGCGTTGCCGGTGGGCCAGTTGACGATGATGTATTTTTCGGGAAAACTGGTGACTCGTTTTGGCAGCCACCGCATTCTGCCTTTTTCCATCTTGATGTATGCTTTTAGTTTGACTAATTTGGGATTGGCCACCAATGCTTGGCAACTGGCTCTAGGATTATATCTCTTTGGAATCTTTGGCAACCTGACGAACATATCCGTAAATACCCAAGGCATTTATACCGAAGGACTTTTCAAAAGAACCATTATGTCTTCGTTTCACGGAATGTGGAGTTTGGCAGGATTTACGGGAGCTTTGGTAGGTTTGGGGATGTTGGCGTTGGATTTGGGTACGTATTCGCATTTTTTGATTGTTGCTTTTGTCGCCTTTTTGTTGATTGCCTTTAATTTCAAATTTTTGATAAAAGCCAAAGAAACCATTCGAGCCGAAAAGAAAAAAGGATTCCGAAAACCGGACAAGACCTTGGTTTTGCTTGGCGTAATTGGGTTTTGCAGCATGGCCAGCGAAGGCATCATGTTTGACTGGAGCGGCGTGTTTTTCAAGGACATTGTCAAAGTTCCGGGTGCATTGGTGGTTTTGGGTTACACTTCTTTTATGATCATGATGGCCAGCGGCCGATTTATTGGAGATCGTTTTATTCATAGATTTGGACGAAAACGAGTAATGCAATTCAGTGGCATCATGATTTCAACGGGTTTCTTCACGGCCGTACTATTTCCTTTTATCATTCCGTCAACCCTTGCTTTTATGCTTATCGGATTGGGTGTTTCTACCGTGGTTCCCACTTTGTACAGCATTGCGGGAAAACATCCAACGATCCCGACAGGTGAAGCATTGACGGCAGTTTCCAGCGTGAGTTTCCTCGGATTTTTGATGGGACCACCCGTTATTGGCTACATCGCCGAATTGTCGAGTTTGCGATTTTCATTCGCTTTTATAGGTATTTTTGGATTTGCGATTGCCCTGATGGTGTCTCGGATTAAAGCCATTGAATAA
- the hflX gene encoding GTPase HflX: MLEKEVINFEKTAIVGIVTQNQGEDKLNEYLDELEFLTFTAGGEVVKRFWQKMDKPNPKTFLGTGKIDEINLYVKENDISTLIFDDELTPSQQKNISKIIDCKILDRTNLILDIFAQRAETSYARTQVELAQCIYLLPRLSGLWTHLERQKGGIGMRGPGETEIETDRRIVRDRIALLKEKIKAIDKQMGTQRGNRGAMVRVALVGYTNVGKSTLMNAIGKSDVFVENKLFATLDTTVRKVVIKNLPFLLSDTVGFIRKLPTQLVDSFKSTLDEVREADLLLHVVDISHPDFEDHIESVNQTLADIKAKDKPILMVFNKIDAYKHLTIDEDDLMTEKTPRHFTLEEWKTTWMHRVGEENALFISAANKENFEDFRERVYEAVRQIHITRFPYNKFLYPDYKDAVEKEEKE; the protein is encoded by the coding sequence ATGTTAGAAAAAGAAGTAATCAATTTTGAAAAAACGGCCATTGTTGGCATCGTTACCCAAAACCAAGGAGAGGATAAACTCAACGAGTATCTGGACGAATTGGAGTTTTTGACTTTTACCGCTGGAGGCGAAGTGGTCAAACGTTTTTGGCAAAAAATGGACAAACCCAATCCCAAAACATTTTTGGGAACAGGAAAAATAGACGAGATTAACCTTTATGTAAAGGAAAATGATATCTCGACCTTGATATTTGATGATGAATTAACGCCTTCGCAGCAAAAAAATATTTCCAAAATCATAGACTGCAAAATTCTCGATAGAACCAATCTTATCCTGGATATTTTTGCCCAAAGAGCCGAAACCTCTTATGCCAGAACCCAAGTGGAATTGGCACAATGCATCTATTTGTTGCCAAGATTATCAGGACTTTGGACACACTTGGAACGTCAAAAAGGGGGAATCGGGATGCGTGGACCGGGAGAAACGGAGATCGAAACCGACAGACGTATTGTTCGTGACCGAATTGCGTTGTTGAAAGAAAAAATAAAAGCCATCGACAAGCAAATGGGAACCCAAAGAGGCAATCGCGGAGCCATGGTTCGTGTGGCCTTGGTGGGTTATACCAATGTGGGGAAATCGACTTTGATGAACGCCATTGGCAAAAGCGATGTTTTCGTGGAGAACAAACTTTTCGCCACCTTGGACACAACCGTTCGAAAAGTGGTGATTAAAAACTTGCCTTTCCTGCTTTCGGACACGGTGGGTTTTATTCGAAAATTGCCGACACAACTGGTGGATTCCTTCAAAAGTACATTGGATGAGGTTCGCGAAGCCGATTTGCTCTTGCACGTTGTCGATATTTCGCATCCCGATTTCGAAGATCATATTGAGTCGGTAAACCAAACTTTGGCAGACATCAAGGCCAAAGACAAACCTATTCTTATGGTTTTCAACAAGATTGACGCCTACAAACATTTGACCATTGACGAAGATGATTTAATGACCGAGAAAACGCCAAGGCATTTCACCCTCGAAGAATGGAAAACCACTTGGATGCACCGTGTGGGCGAAGAAAACGCCTTATTTATTTCGGCAGCCAACAAAGAAAATTTCGAGGATTTCCGGGAACGGGTTTACGAAGCCGTGCGACAAATTCACATCACGCGCTTTCCCTATAACAAGTTTTTGTATCCCGATTACAAGGATGCCGTGGAAAAAGAAGAGAAAGAATAA
- a CDS encoding helix-turn-helix transcriptional regulator, whose translation METKSWTTIKNEVYGEKGTERRDELERESQGFKIGLLLKKAREEKKLTQSELGDLVEKKREYISRIENNGSNLTLKTLYDIVEKGLGGKVKIQIEI comes from the coding sequence ATGGAAACTAAAAGTTGGACAACTATTAAAAACGAGGTTTACGGAGAAAAAGGAACCGAAAGACGTGATGAACTTGAGAGAGAATCCCAAGGTTTTAAAATTGGTTTACTTTTGAAAAAAGCTCGTGAAGAAAAAAAATTGACACAATCTGAATTGGGTGATTTAGTTGAAAAAAAGAGAGAATATATTTCCAGAATTGAAAATAACGGAAGTAATTTAACGCTCAAAACTTTATATGACATCGTTGAAAAAGGTCTTGGAGGAAAAGTAAAAATCCAAATCGAAATATAG
- a CDS encoding L-threonine 3-dehydrogenase has product MNPKILIIGACGQIGTELTHKLRMLYGIENVVAADIRKLNNDIVNSGIFEVVNALDFNQIQHLVEIHQITDVYLMAALLSATAEKNPSFAWDLNMNSLFHVLNLAKAKQIKKVFWPSSIAVFGPNTPRENTPQYTITEPSTVYGISKLAGERWCEYYNSHFGVDVRSVRYPGLISWSTPPGGGTTDYAVDIYHKALSDQKYECFLSAETKMPMMYMDDAIDATIRIMQAPAEQIKIRSSYNLAAMSFTPTEIAAEIQKHIPEFTISYQPDFRQTIADSWPASIDDSRAREDWNWHHEFNLESMTVDMLKNLNSTQPKNYHV; this is encoded by the coding sequence ATGAATCCCAAAATACTGATTATAGGTGCTTGCGGGCAAATTGGAACAGAGTTAACCCATAAACTTCGAATGCTGTACGGCATCGAAAATGTCGTTGCTGCCGATATTCGAAAGTTGAACAACGACATCGTGAATTCGGGTATTTTTGAAGTGGTGAATGCCTTGGATTTTAACCAGATTCAGCATCTTGTCGAAATTCACCAAATTACCGACGTGTATTTGATGGCGGCATTGCTATCGGCAACAGCCGAAAAGAATCCATCGTTTGCTTGGGATTTGAACATGAATTCCTTGTTTCACGTTTTGAATTTGGCCAAAGCCAAGCAAATAAAAAAAGTATTCTGGCCATCGAGCATTGCCGTTTTTGGTCCAAACACGCCACGTGAAAACACGCCCCAATACACGATCACGGAACCTTCAACAGTGTACGGAATCAGTAAACTGGCGGGCGAAAGATGGTGTGAGTATTACAATTCCCATTTTGGCGTCGATGTGCGAAGTGTTCGTTATCCTGGACTGATTAGTTGGTCAACGCCTCCGGGCGGAGGAACGACGGATTATGCGGTAGACATTTACCACAAAGCCTTGAGCGACCAGAAATACGAATGTTTTTTGTCGGCGGAAACCAAAATGCCGATGATGTATATGGATGACGCTATTGACGCCACCATTCGAATCATGCAAGCTCCAGCGGAACAAATCAAGATTCGGTCTTCCTATAATCTGGCCGCAATGAGTTTTACGCCTACAGAAATTGCTGCCGAAATCCAAAAACACATTCCAGAATTTACCATTTCCTACCAACCCGATTTCCGTCAAACCATCGCCGATAGTTGGCCAGCCAGCATTGATGATAGTCGTGCGAGGGAAGATTGGAACTGGCATCACGAGTTTAATCTTGAAAGCATGACGGTCGACATGCTGAAAAATCTAAATTCAACACAACCCAAAAATTATCACGTATAG